From one Dama dama isolate Ldn47 chromosome 4, ASM3311817v1, whole genome shotgun sequence genomic stretch:
- the MON1B gene encoding vacuolar fusion protein MON1 homolog B isoform X1, translating to MVPGQLRCRVKTGVCISLFAEAVEPSFAGSVGGCKDVQMEAGGDTAAPAPGDAEDLEEMRFPSEEAEDGGGVHRDLPDPGDASLEKAGSKTKDQSPSLLLQSEAPSCTCGLWSPAASEGSPLGCPETGLGGPGGDPSDEDWRSKRKHVFVLSEAGKPIYSRYGSVEALSTTMGVMTALVSFVQSAGDAIRAIYAEDHKLVFLQQGPLLLVAVSRTPQSAAQLRGELLAVHAQIVSTLTRASVARIFARKQNYDLRRLLAGSERTLDRLLDSVERDPGALLLGAVRCVPLARPLRDALGALLRRCTAPGLALSVLAVGGHLVTAAQERTVLAECRLDPADLQLLLDWVGAPAFAAGEAWAPVCLPRFNPDGFFYAYVARLDAMPVCLLLLGTDPEAFHDMATCRRLVEEGMHSLGAMRALREAASVSNAASASASAYSVQAVGAPGLRHFLYKPLDIPDHHRQLPQFTSPELEAPYSREEERQRLSDLYHRLHARLHSTSRPLRLIYHVAEKETLLAWVTSKFELYTCLSPLVTKAGAILAVTKLLRWVKKEEDRLFIRYPPKYSTPPAAPVASTDQASHNGLFTGP from the exons ATGGTACCTGGCCAATTGAGATGCAGAGTTAAAACAGGTGTTTGTATATCTTTATTTGCTGAGGCGGTAGAGCCTTCCTTTGCGGGAAGTGTTGGAGGCTGCAA ggaTGTGCAGATGGAGGCCGGAGGAGACACTGCCGCCCCAGCCCCTGGGGATGCGGAGGACTTGGAGGAGATGCGGTTCCCCAGTGAGGAGGCTGAAGACGGTGGAGGGGTTCACAGGGACTTACCCGATCCTGGAGATGCAAGCTTGGAGAAAGCAG GATCCAAGACCAAGGACCAGTCACCTAGCCTGCTGCTCCAGTCAGAGGCTCCATCATGCACCTGTGGGCTCTGGAGCCCCGCGGCCTCCGAGGGCAGTCCTCTGGGCTGCCCTGAGACTGGCTTAGGGGGCCCAGGCGGGGACCCGAGCGATGAGGACTGGCGCAGCAAACGGAAGCACGTGTTTGTGCTGAGTGAGGCCGGCAAGCCCATTTACTCGAGGTACGGCAGCGTGGAAGCCCTGTCGACCACCATGGGTGTGATGACAGCCCTGGTGTCCTTCGTGCAGAGCGCAGGAGATGCCATTCGCGCCATCTATGCTG agGACCACAAGCTGGTGTTCCTACAGCAGGGCCCACTGCTGCTGGTGGCCGTGTCAAGGACTCCTCAGTCAGCCGCCCAGCTGCGTGGGGAGCTGCTGGCCGTGCACGCACAGATCGTGAGCACCCTGACGCGCGCCAGTGTGGCCCGCATCTTTGCGCGCAAGCAGAACTACGATCTCCGCCGCCTGCTGGCCGGCTCGGAGCGCACCCTGGACCGACTTCTGGACAGCGTGGAGCGGGACCCGGGGGCCCTGCTGCTGGGCGCCGTGCGCTGCGTGCCTCTGGCTCGCCCGCTGCGGGATGCGTTGGGCGCGCTGCTCCGACGCTGCACGGCGCCCGGCCTGGCCCTCTCGGTCCTGGCGGTGGGCGGTCACCTGGTGACAGCCGCCCAGGAGCGGACGGTGCTGGCCGAGTGCCGGCTGGACCCCGCCGACCTGCAGTTGCTTCTGGACTGGGTGGGGGCACCGGCCTTCGCCGCGGGGGAGGCCTGGGCGCCCGTGTGCCTGCCTCGCTTCAATCCTGATGGTTTCTTCTACGCCTACGTGGCCCGCCTGGACGCCATGCCcgtctgcctgctgctgctgggcaCCGACCCTGAGGCCTTCCATGACATGGCCACCTGCCGGCGCCTGGTCGAAGAAGGCATGCACTCGCTTGGAGCCATGCGTGCCCTCAGGGAGGCTGCCAGCGTCTCGAATGCTGCATCGGCCAGTGCCTCGGCCTACAGTGTGCAGGCTGTGGGTGCTCCCGGCCTCCGGCACTTCCTCTATAAGCCGCTGGACATCCCTGACCATCACCGCCAGCTGCCCCAGTTTAccag CCCCGAGCTGGAGGCCCCTTACAGCAGAGAGGAGGAGCGACAGCGCCTGTCTGACCTGTACCACCGCCTGCACGCCCGGCTGCACAGCACCTCCCGGCCACTGCGCCTCATCTACCACGTGGCTGAGAAGGAGACCCTTCTGGCCTGG GTGACCTCCAAATTTGAACTGTATACCTGCCTCAGCCCCCTGGTGACCAAGGCAGGCGCCATCCTCGCAGTGACCAAACTCCTGCGTTGGGTGAAGAAAGAGGAGGATCGGCTCTTCATTCGTTACCCACCCAAGTACTCCACACCCCCAGCAGCCCCCGTGGCCTCCACGGACCAAGCTTCCCACAATGGCTTGTTTACTGGCCCTTGA
- the MON1B gene encoding vacuolar fusion protein MON1 homolog B isoform X2, whose protein sequence is MEAGGDTAAPAPGDAEDLEEMRFPSEEAEDGGGVHRDLPDPGDASLEKAGSKTKDQSPSLLLQSEAPSCTCGLWSPAASEGSPLGCPETGLGGPGGDPSDEDWRSKRKHVFVLSEAGKPIYSRYGSVEALSTTMGVMTALVSFVQSAGDAIRAIYAEDHKLVFLQQGPLLLVAVSRTPQSAAQLRGELLAVHAQIVSTLTRASVARIFARKQNYDLRRLLAGSERTLDRLLDSVERDPGALLLGAVRCVPLARPLRDALGALLRRCTAPGLALSVLAVGGHLVTAAQERTVLAECRLDPADLQLLLDWVGAPAFAAGEAWAPVCLPRFNPDGFFYAYVARLDAMPVCLLLLGTDPEAFHDMATCRRLVEEGMHSLGAMRALREAASVSNAASASASAYSVQAVGAPGLRHFLYKPLDIPDHHRQLPQFTSPELEAPYSREEERQRLSDLYHRLHARLHSTSRPLRLIYHVAEKETLLAWVTSKFELYTCLSPLVTKAGAILAVTKLLRWVKKEEDRLFIRYPPKYSTPPAAPVASTDQASHNGLFTGP, encoded by the exons ATGGAGGCCGGAGGAGACACTGCCGCCCCAGCCCCTGGGGATGCGGAGGACTTGGAGGAGATGCGGTTCCCCAGTGAGGAGGCTGAAGACGGTGGAGGGGTTCACAGGGACTTACCCGATCCTGGAGATGCAAGCTTGGAGAAAGCAG GATCCAAGACCAAGGACCAGTCACCTAGCCTGCTGCTCCAGTCAGAGGCTCCATCATGCACCTGTGGGCTCTGGAGCCCCGCGGCCTCCGAGGGCAGTCCTCTGGGCTGCCCTGAGACTGGCTTAGGGGGCCCAGGCGGGGACCCGAGCGATGAGGACTGGCGCAGCAAACGGAAGCACGTGTTTGTGCTGAGTGAGGCCGGCAAGCCCATTTACTCGAGGTACGGCAGCGTGGAAGCCCTGTCGACCACCATGGGTGTGATGACAGCCCTGGTGTCCTTCGTGCAGAGCGCAGGAGATGCCATTCGCGCCATCTATGCTG agGACCACAAGCTGGTGTTCCTACAGCAGGGCCCACTGCTGCTGGTGGCCGTGTCAAGGACTCCTCAGTCAGCCGCCCAGCTGCGTGGGGAGCTGCTGGCCGTGCACGCACAGATCGTGAGCACCCTGACGCGCGCCAGTGTGGCCCGCATCTTTGCGCGCAAGCAGAACTACGATCTCCGCCGCCTGCTGGCCGGCTCGGAGCGCACCCTGGACCGACTTCTGGACAGCGTGGAGCGGGACCCGGGGGCCCTGCTGCTGGGCGCCGTGCGCTGCGTGCCTCTGGCTCGCCCGCTGCGGGATGCGTTGGGCGCGCTGCTCCGACGCTGCACGGCGCCCGGCCTGGCCCTCTCGGTCCTGGCGGTGGGCGGTCACCTGGTGACAGCCGCCCAGGAGCGGACGGTGCTGGCCGAGTGCCGGCTGGACCCCGCCGACCTGCAGTTGCTTCTGGACTGGGTGGGGGCACCGGCCTTCGCCGCGGGGGAGGCCTGGGCGCCCGTGTGCCTGCCTCGCTTCAATCCTGATGGTTTCTTCTACGCCTACGTGGCCCGCCTGGACGCCATGCCcgtctgcctgctgctgctgggcaCCGACCCTGAGGCCTTCCATGACATGGCCACCTGCCGGCGCCTGGTCGAAGAAGGCATGCACTCGCTTGGAGCCATGCGTGCCCTCAGGGAGGCTGCCAGCGTCTCGAATGCTGCATCGGCCAGTGCCTCGGCCTACAGTGTGCAGGCTGTGGGTGCTCCCGGCCTCCGGCACTTCCTCTATAAGCCGCTGGACATCCCTGACCATCACCGCCAGCTGCCCCAGTTTAccag CCCCGAGCTGGAGGCCCCTTACAGCAGAGAGGAGGAGCGACAGCGCCTGTCTGACCTGTACCACCGCCTGCACGCCCGGCTGCACAGCACCTCCCGGCCACTGCGCCTCATCTACCACGTGGCTGAGAAGGAGACCCTTCTGGCCTGG GTGACCTCCAAATTTGAACTGTATACCTGCCTCAGCCCCCTGGTGACCAAGGCAGGCGCCATCCTCGCAGTGACCAAACTCCTGCGTTGGGTGAAGAAAGAGGAGGATCGGCTCTTCATTCGTTACCCACCCAAGTACTCCACACCCCCAGCAGCCCCCGTGGCCTCCACGGACCAAGCTTCCCACAATGGCTTGTTTACTGGCCCTTGA